The following coding sequences lie in one Pseudomonas sp. SL4(2022) genomic window:
- a CDS encoding DODA-type extradiol aromatic ring-opening family dioxygenase, with protein sequence MPLPSLFISHGSPMLALQPGASGPALAHLAQQLQRPRAILVVSAHWESQDLRVGGAVKPETWHDFRGFPAELYRVQYPVPGAPQLAAEIAERLTQAGLPTQLDAERPLDHGAWVPLTLMYPQADIPVLQLSLPSRQGPDLQRRVGQALAGLREDGVLLIGSGSITHNLGELDRQAGPEQAAPWAKAFRDWVVEKLAAQDNAALDDYRRQAPYATRSHPSDEHLLPLFFAAGAGGQFKVEHSGFTLGALGMDIYSFS encoded by the coding sequence ATGCCCCTACCCAGCCTGTTTATCTCCCACGGCTCACCCATGCTGGCACTGCAACCCGGTGCCAGTGGCCCCGCCCTCGCCCACCTGGCTCAGCAACTGCAGCGCCCGCGAGCCATCCTGGTGGTTTCTGCGCACTGGGAAAGTCAGGACTTGCGGGTAGGCGGCGCGGTAAAACCCGAAACCTGGCATGACTTCCGCGGCTTTCCGGCCGAGCTCTACCGGGTGCAATACCCCGTGCCGGGTGCCCCGCAACTGGCGGCCGAGATTGCCGAGCGACTGACGCAAGCCGGCCTGCCCACCCAGCTTGATGCCGAACGCCCGTTGGACCACGGCGCCTGGGTACCCCTGACATTAATGTACCCGCAGGCCGATATTCCGGTGCTGCAGCTTTCGCTGCCCAGCCGACAAGGCCCAGACTTGCAGCGCAGGGTCGGTCAGGCACTGGCGGGGTTGCGCGAGGACGGCGTGCTGCTGATCGGCTCCGGCAGCATCACCCACAACCTCGGTGAGCTGGACCGGCAAGCCGGCCCGGAACAGGCCGCCCCCTGGGCCAAGGCCTTTCGCGACTGGGTGGTGGAGAAACTGGCCGCACAGGACAACGCAGCCCTCGACGACTATCGCCGGCAGGCCCCCTACGCCACACGCAGTCATCCCAGCGACGAACACCTGCTACCGCTTTTCTTTGCCGCAGGTGCAGGCGGGCAATTCAAGGTCGAGCACAGCGGCTTTACCTTGGGAGCACTGGGAATGGACATCTACAGCTTCAGCTGA
- a CDS encoding thiopurine S-methyltransferase, translating to MHAEFWQARWARSEIGFHLPEVNPYLQRYWPALGVPEGARVLVPLCGKSLDLAWLAGQGHQVVGVELAQRAVEDFFTEHGLQPLVSDVGVFRHYQAGNLEIYCGDFFALSAQQLAGCAALYDRAALIALPAEMRARYVAHLAQVLPSGCQGLLVTLDYDQEKMPGPPFAVGDAEVQQLLAERWQLHVLECIDVLGENWKFLKHGLERLDERVYRVCKTET from the coding sequence ATGCACGCAGAGTTCTGGCAGGCGCGATGGGCGCGCAGTGAAATTGGTTTTCATCTGCCCGAGGTCAATCCTTACCTGCAGCGTTACTGGCCAGCGTTGGGGGTACCCGAAGGCGCACGGGTGCTGGTGCCGTTATGTGGCAAGAGCCTGGATCTGGCCTGGTTGGCAGGTCAGGGTCATCAGGTGGTGGGGGTGGAGCTGGCGCAGCGTGCGGTCGAGGATTTTTTCACGGAGCATGGGCTGCAACCGTTGGTCAGTGATGTTGGCGTATTCAGGCATTACCAGGCGGGCAATCTGGAGATCTATTGCGGGGACTTCTTTGCCCTCAGCGCGCAGCAGCTGGCTGGTTGCGCCGCACTATATGACCGCGCCGCGCTGATCGCCTTGCCTGCCGAGATGCGCGCCCGTTATGTGGCGCACCTGGCGCAGGTTTTGCCGAGCGGTTGCCAGGGGCTGCTGGTGACCCTGGATTATGATCAGGAGAAGATGCCAGGACCGCCCTTCGCCGTGGGTGATGCCGAGGTGCAGCAGTTGTTGGCAGAGCGCTGGCAGTTGCACGTGCTGGAGTGCATCGATGTACTGGGTGAGAACTGGAAGTTCCTCAAGCACGGTCTTGAGCGTTTGGATGAGCGGGTCTATCGCGTGTGTAAGACTGAAACCTGA
- the htpX gene encoding protease HtpX produces the protein MMRIMLFLATNIAVLIIASITLKLLGVDRFTGQNYGSLLVFCAVFGFAGSLISLFLSKWMAKMSTKTEIITQPRTRHEQWLLQTVEELSREAGIKMPEVGIFPAYESNAFATGWNKNDALVAVSQGLLERFSPDEVRAVLAHEIGHVANGDMVTLALIQGVVNTFVMFFARIFGNFVDRVILKNEGEGHGIGYIIATIFAELVLGILASIIVMWFSRKREFKADEAGARLAGTGAMIAALQRLRAEQEVPVTMPSSLTAFGINGGLKNGLAGLLMTHPPLEVRIEALRQRG, from the coding sequence ATGATGCGCATTATGCTGTTCCTGGCCACCAACATTGCGGTGTTGATCATCGCCAGCATCACCCTGAAACTGCTCGGGGTTGACCGCTTTACCGGCCAGAACTATGGCAGCCTGCTGGTTTTCTGCGCCGTGTTCGGTTTTGCCGGTTCGCTGATTTCGCTGTTCCTCTCCAAGTGGATGGCGAAGATGAGCACCAAAACCGAAATCATCACCCAACCGCGCACCCGCCACGAACAATGGCTGCTGCAGACAGTCGAAGAGCTGTCCCGTGAAGCCGGGATCAAGATGCCAGAAGTGGGCATCTTCCCGGCCTACGAGTCCAACGCCTTCGCCACTGGCTGGAACAAGAACGACGCTCTGGTCGCCGTCAGCCAGGGCCTGCTGGAACGTTTCTCGCCTGATGAAGTGCGTGCCGTACTGGCTCACGAAATCGGCCACGTAGCCAATGGCGACATGGTCACCCTGGCGCTGATCCAGGGCGTGGTGAACACCTTCGTGATGTTCTTCGCACGGATCTTCGGCAACTTCGTTGACCGCGTGATTCTGAAGAACGAGGGCGAAGGCCACGGTATCGGCTACATCATCGCGACCATCTTCGCCGAGCTTGTTTTGGGCATCCTGGCCAGCATCATCGTCATGTGGTTTTCGCGTAAGCGCGAATTCAAGGCCGATGAAGCCGGCGCCCGCCTGGCTGGCACTGGCGCAATGATCGCCGCCCTGCAACGCTTGCGCGCCGAGCAGGAAGTACCGGTCACCATGCCCAGCAGCCTGACTGCTTTCGGCATTAACGGTGGTCTGAAGAATGGCCTGGCTGGCCTGCTGATGACCCACCCGCCACTGGAAGTACGTATCGAAGCCCTGCGCCAGCGTGGCTAA
- a CDS encoding SDR family NAD(P)-dependent oxidoreductase, which translates to MRQGKRYLLTGASSGIGAALARELASRGYDLALAARREESLHLLAAELQARFARKVVVLPLDVTDYDACQDAVGLAANALGGLDGIIANAGIALTGKAGGGHFKRARLTVETNLIGAIACLDAACALFRQQGHGHLVAVASVAGKRGLPHTAAYSASKAGLISYMEATRAELLGKNIDTTLLLPGFIDTPLNSDMASRPFLIGVERGAALIAKHIDKRRVSAYVPGWPWALLGRVLPYLPTSMIGKF; encoded by the coding sequence ATGCGCCAGGGCAAACGCTACCTGCTGACCGGAGCCAGTTCTGGCATCGGTGCCGCCCTGGCCCGCGAGCTGGCCAGCCGAGGCTATGACTTGGCCTTGGCCGCACGCCGCGAAGAAAGCCTGCACCTGCTGGCCGCCGAACTGCAGGCGCGTTTTGCCCGCAAGGTAGTTGTATTGCCACTGGATGTAACCGACTACGACGCCTGCCAGGATGCCGTAGGCTTGGCGGCCAATGCACTCGGCGGACTGGACGGGATTATTGCCAACGCCGGCATCGCCCTAACTGGAAAAGCCGGCGGTGGCCACTTCAAGCGCGCTCGACTGACCGTGGAAACCAACCTGATCGGCGCCATTGCCTGCCTGGATGCCGCCTGCGCGCTGTTTCGCCAGCAAGGTCACGGCCATCTGGTTGCCGTCGCCTCGGTCGCCGGCAAACGCGGCCTGCCGCATACGGCGGCCTACTCGGCAAGCAAGGCCGGCCTGATCAGCTACATGGAAGCCACCCGCGCCGAACTGTTGGGCAAGAACATCGATACCACGCTGCTGCTGCCGGGCTTTATCGACACGCCACTGAACAGCGATATGGCCAGTCGGCCATTCCTGATTGGCGTGGAACGCGGCGCAGCGCTGATCGCCAAGCACATCGACAAACGCCGTGTCAGCGCCTACGTGCCTGGCTGGCCCTGGGCGCTACTAGGCCGTGTGCTGCCCTACCTTCCCACCTCAATGATTGGCAAATTCTGA
- a CDS encoding pyridoxal phosphate-dependent aminotransferase produces MQFSKSNKLANVCYDIRGPVLKHAKRLEEEGHRILKLNIGNPAPFGFEAPEEILQDVIRNLPTAQGYSDSKGLFSARKAVMQYYQQKQVEGVGIEDIYLGNGVSELIVMAMQALLNNGDEVLIPAPDYPLWTAAVALAGGKPVHYLCDEQAGWFPDIADMKAKITPNTKALVLINPNNPTGAVYSKEVLMDIVELARQHNLVLFSDEIYDKILYDEAQHISTASLAPDVLCLTFNGLSKSYRVAGFRSGWVAISGPKHRAQSYIEGLDILANMRLCANVPSQHAIQTALGGYQSINDLVLPNGRLLEQRNRTWELLNNIPGVSCVKPMGALYAFPKIDPKVCPIHNDEKFVLDLLLSEKLLIVQGTAFNWPWPDHFRVVTLPRVDELEMAIGRIGSFLKTYQQ; encoded by the coding sequence ATGCAGTTCAGCAAATCGAACAAGCTCGCCAACGTCTGCTACGACATCCGCGGGCCCGTGCTCAAGCACGCCAAGCGCCTGGAAGAGGAAGGTCACCGCATCCTCAAGCTGAACATCGGCAACCCGGCACCGTTCGGTTTTGAAGCGCCTGAAGAAATTCTTCAGGATGTGATCCGCAACCTGCCCACCGCTCAGGGCTACAGCGACTCCAAAGGTCTGTTCAGCGCACGCAAGGCGGTGATGCAGTACTACCAGCAAAAGCAGGTAGAAGGTGTTGGCATCGAGGACATTTACCTGGGCAACGGCGTGTCCGAGCTGATCGTGATGGCCATGCAGGCGCTGCTCAATAACGGCGACGAAGTGCTGATCCCGGCACCGGATTACCCACTGTGGACTGCTGCCGTGGCCTTGGCTGGCGGCAAGCCAGTGCACTACCTGTGCGACGAGCAGGCGGGCTGGTTCCCCGATATCGCCGACATGAAGGCCAAGATCACCCCGAACACCAAGGCCCTGGTGCTGATCAACCCGAACAACCCCACCGGCGCGGTGTATTCCAAAGAAGTGTTGATGGACATCGTCGAACTGGCGCGCCAGCACAATCTGGTGCTGTTCTCCGACGAAATCTACGACAAGATCCTCTACGACGAAGCCCAGCACATCTCCACCGCGTCTCTGGCCCCGGACGTGCTGTGCCTGACCTTCAACGGCCTGTCGAAATCCTACCGGGTGGCCGGCTTCCGCTCTGGCTGGGTCGCGATTTCCGGGCCGAAACACCGCGCACAAAGCTACATCGAAGGCCTGGATATCCTCGCCAACATGCGCCTGTGCGCCAACGTACCGAGCCAGCATGCCATCCAGACCGCCTTGGGCGGCTACCAGAGCATCAATGACCTGGTATTGCCCAATGGCCGCCTGCTGGAGCAGCGCAACCGCACCTGGGAGTTGCTCAATAACATCCCCGGCGTGAGCTGCGTCAAGCCGATGGGCGCGCTGTATGCCTTCCCGAAGATTGACCCGAAAGTCTGTCCGATCCACAACGACGAGAAATTTGTGCTGGATCTGCTGCTCTCGGAAAAACTGCTGATCGTCCAAGGCACCGCCTTCAACTGGCCGTGGCCGGATCACTTCCGCGTAGTCACCCTGCCGCGTGTGGATGAACTGGAAATGGCCATCGGCCGCATCGGCAGTTTCCTCAAGACCTACCAACAGTAA
- the msrB gene encoding peptide-methionine (R)-S-oxide reductase MsrB, whose product MDKLEKPLDVWREELSEEQFHVCRLGGTERAFTGQYHDSKVPGIYHCACCQAALFDSDAKYDSGSGWPSYFQPVSSEAIASLDDFSHGMHRIEVKCVKCDAHLGHVFPDGPAPTGLRYCINSASLKLVPKA is encoded by the coding sequence ATGGATAAGCTGGAAAAACCCCTGGACGTCTGGCGCGAGGAGCTTTCTGAGGAACAGTTTCATGTATGTCGCCTGGGCGGTACCGAGCGTGCCTTCACCGGCCAATACCATGACAGCAAGGTGCCGGGTATTTATCACTGTGCCTGCTGTCAGGCCGCGTTGTTTGACTCCGATGCCAAGTACGATTCCGGTAGCGGCTGGCCCAGCTATTTTCAGCCGGTCAGCAGTGAGGCCATCGCCAGTCTGGACGACTTCAGCCACGGCATGCACCGCATCGAAGTGAAGTGCGTCAAGTGTGATGCCCACCTGGGGCATGTGTTTCCCGATGGGCCGGCGCCAACAGGGCTGCGTTATTGCATCAACTCTGCTTCGCTCAAGCTGGTGCCGAAAGCTTAA
- a CDS encoding glutathione peroxidase produces the protein MSNALFDIPVTTIKGEQKTLADFGGKAVLVVNTASKCGFTPQYKGLENVWQQYKDQGLVVLGFPCNQFGKQEPGDEGAISEFCELNFGVSFPLFKKVDVNGSDAHPLFVNLKKSAPGLLGSQGIKWNFTKFLVSADGKVIKRFAPTTKPEDLTAEIEALLK, from the coding sequence ATGAGCAACGCACTCTTCGATATTCCGGTTACCACCATCAAGGGCGAGCAGAAAACCCTTGCCGACTTTGGTGGCAAGGCCGTGCTGGTGGTCAATACCGCCAGCAAGTGTGGATTTACGCCGCAGTACAAGGGGCTGGAAAACGTCTGGCAACAGTACAAGGACCAGGGGCTGGTGGTGCTGGGCTTCCCCTGCAATCAGTTCGGCAAGCAGGAACCGGGTGATGAGGGCGCGATCAGCGAGTTCTGTGAGCTGAACTTCGGCGTCAGCTTCCCGCTGTTCAAGAAGGTCGATGTGAATGGCAGCGATGCCCATCCGCTGTTCGTCAACTTGAAGAAAAGTGCGCCAGGACTGCTGGGCAGCCAGGGCATCAAGTGGAACTTCACCAAGTTCCTGGTCAGTGCCGATGGCAAGGTGATCAAGCGCTTCGCTCCGACCACTAAACCTGAAGACCTGACAGCCGAGATCGAAGCGCTGCTGAAATGA
- a CDS encoding MarR family winged helix-turn-helix transcriptional regulator, which translates to MTQASLYADDEGLQLDKQLCFKLYAASRAVIRAYKPMLDHLGLTYPQYLAMLVLWEWQQQPPALPTVKALGERLLLDSGTLTPLLKRLELQGLLQRKRSLSDEREVHLALTDAGWALREQVLPLKSQLLCERGVDLDALAALRSQVGGLLDQFMTLNH; encoded by the coding sequence ATGACTCAGGCCAGTCTGTACGCGGATGATGAAGGGCTGCAGCTGGACAAGCAGCTGTGCTTCAAGCTGTACGCCGCTTCACGGGCAGTGATCCGTGCTTACAAGCCGATGCTTGATCATCTCGGCCTGACGTACCCGCAGTACCTGGCCATGCTGGTGCTGTGGGAATGGCAGCAGCAACCGCCGGCACTGCCGACGGTCAAAGCGCTGGGTGAGCGACTGTTGCTGGATTCCGGCACGCTGACGCCGCTGCTCAAGCGTCTGGAGTTGCAAGGGCTGTTGCAGCGCAAGCGGTCGCTCAGCGATGAGCGTGAGGTGCACCTGGCCCTGACGGACGCTGGCTGGGCTCTGCGTGAACAGGTACTGCCGTTGAAAAGCCAGTTGCTGTGTGAGCGGGGTGTCGACCTGGATGCCCTTGCGGCGTTGCGCAGCCAGGTTGGCGGGCTATTGGATCAGTTTATGACGCTTAACCACTGA
- a CDS encoding response regulator, translating to MDIALTQRLSFKQAGLTVLVAFILGTVLSLVQVGVDYASEDASINREINALMEISHNPAARIAYNIDAELAQELVLGLLRSPAVINAQIIDNNQMTLASVSRPALESRYRILSDLMFGQRRHFETALFVSHAPEEALGKLILEVDTYAFGSHFLNRSLLTLLTGFARSLLLSLILLVLFYFMLTKPLTSFIRALSERDLRTTSNAKLPYPRGHNRDEIGVLVDVTNRQLTSIASEIEQRQQAESRLTRYLGELEDMVSARTEQLEAANSRLLDSNRELEEARRTALDMAQARSAFLANMSHEIRTPLNGLLGMLALSLDGPLSNEQRQQLSIAHDSGKVLVELLNDILDLSKFEAGQLELEQIPFDLGSMIEETASLLSQNAAPGVELTTLIDQHLSGQLLGDPTRVRQIVSNLLSNALKFTRYGRVDISVSAQPNGVRIIVRDTGIGIAEDAQSRIFHPFAQAAVGITRQFGGTGLGLALTRRLCEAMRGQLSLETREGFGSTFRVDLPLPSLGGKPQPAQLHGRIVGLITASSGLNAQLTSLLPNWGLDYRQLDIDSSLQDLHADLLISDCPQRLQELRQTSSLPILLVSAYGNFLSSEQVENLAPIEQLARPVSRHTLVRALRHNLNQGDNLPNLTASEPPRSRQARILLVEDNPVNQLVAKGMLGKLGCEVLLANHGAEALSLLETQNVDLILMDCNMPVMDGYETTRRIRQKEAIAKLPIIALTANALADERDRCRAAGMDDYLAKPFRKDELAALLDQWLSVIN from the coding sequence ATGGATATAGCGCTAACCCAACGTCTGTCATTCAAACAGGCCGGCTTGACCGTTTTGGTGGCTTTTATCCTTGGCACGGTGCTCAGCTTGGTGCAGGTGGGCGTCGATTATGCCAGCGAAGACGCGTCCATCAACCGCGAGATCAATGCACTGATGGAAATCAGCCATAACCCGGCTGCGCGTATCGCCTACAACATCGACGCCGAACTGGCTCAGGAACTGGTGCTGGGACTGTTGCGCTCACCTGCAGTGATCAACGCGCAAATCATCGACAACAACCAAATGACCCTCGCCAGCGTCAGCCGCCCAGCCTTGGAAAGCCGCTACCGGATACTCAGCGACTTGATGTTTGGTCAGCGCCGACACTTTGAAACTGCTCTGTTCGTCAGCCACGCCCCCGAAGAGGCACTGGGAAAGCTCATCCTGGAAGTGGATACCTATGCGTTTGGCAGCCACTTCCTCAATCGTTCGCTGCTGACACTGCTGACCGGTTTTGCCCGCAGCCTGCTGCTGTCGCTGATCCTGCTGGTTCTTTTCTATTTCATGCTAACCAAGCCTCTGACCAGTTTTATCCGTGCCCTCAGTGAACGTGACTTGCGCACCACCAGTAATGCCAAGCTGCCCTATCCGCGCGGTCATAATCGCGATGAGATCGGCGTACTGGTTGATGTGACCAACCGCCAGCTAACCAGCATTGCCAGCGAAATCGAGCAACGCCAACAGGCTGAATCACGCCTGACCCGATACCTAGGTGAACTGGAAGACATGGTTTCAGCACGAACGGAACAACTGGAGGCAGCCAATAGCCGATTGCTCGATTCCAACCGCGAACTAGAAGAGGCCAGGCGTACCGCGCTGGACATGGCTCAAGCGCGCTCAGCCTTCCTGGCCAACATGAGCCATGAGATTCGCACCCCACTGAACGGCTTGCTGGGCATGCTGGCGCTATCACTGGATGGACCGCTGAGCAACGAGCAGCGCCAGCAACTGTCGATCGCACACGACTCCGGCAAGGTACTGGTCGAATTGCTCAACGATATTCTTGACCTGTCGAAGTTCGAGGCTGGCCAGCTTGAACTTGAGCAGATTCCTTTCGATCTCGGCAGCATGATTGAGGAAACCGCCAGCCTGCTGTCACAGAATGCCGCCCCCGGAGTAGAACTGACCACCCTGATCGACCAACACTTGTCAGGACAACTGCTAGGCGACCCGACCCGGGTCAGACAGATCGTCAGCAATCTACTGTCCAATGCCCTGAAATTCACCCGTTACGGTCGCGTCGACATCAGTGTCAGCGCTCAGCCCAACGGTGTCAGGATCATCGTGCGCGACACTGGAATTGGCATCGCCGAGGACGCACAAAGCCGTATCTTCCATCCGTTTGCGCAGGCCGCAGTTGGCATCACCCGCCAGTTTGGTGGTACCGGACTGGGGCTGGCACTGACTCGCCGGCTCTGTGAGGCCATGCGCGGGCAGCTCAGCCTGGAAACCCGCGAAGGATTTGGCAGCACCTTTCGCGTCGACCTGCCCCTTCCCAGCCTGGGTGGAAAACCGCAGCCAGCGCAACTGCATGGGCGTATTGTCGGGCTGATCACTGCCAGCTCAGGACTCAATGCGCAACTGACCAGCCTGCTGCCGAACTGGGGGCTGGACTATCGGCAACTGGATATCGACAGCTCACTGCAGGACCTGCACGCCGACCTGCTGATCAGTGATTGCCCGCAGCGCCTGCAGGAATTGCGGCAGACCTCCAGCCTGCCCATCCTGCTTGTTAGCGCCTACGGCAATTTCCTCAGCAGCGAGCAAGTAGAAAATCTAGCCCCCATAGAACAACTGGCCAGGCCGGTATCACGCCACACACTAGTGCGGGCGTTGCGCCATAACCTGAACCAGGGTGACAACCTGCCAAACCTGACGGCCAGCGAACCACCGCGCAGCCGGCAAGCGCGCATTTTGTTAGTGGAAGACAACCCGGTCAATCAACTGGTGGCCAAGGGCATGCTGGGCAAACTCGGCTGCGAGGTGCTGCTGGCCAACCATGGGGCTGAGGCCCTGAGCCTGCTGGAAACGCAGAACGTCGATCTGATCCTGATGGACTGCAACATGCCGGTCATGGACGGCTACGAGACCACTCGCCGGATTCGCCAGAAAGAGGCAATTGCTAAATTGCCAATCATCGCCCTGACAGCCAATGCCCTGGCCGACGAGCGCGACCGCTGCCGCGCGGCCGGGATGGACGACTACCTGGCCAAGCCCTTCCGCAAGGATGAGCTGGCGGCACTGCTTGATCAGTGGTTAAGCGTCATAAACTGA
- a CDS encoding ATP-binding protein, with protein sequence MDSRLGDFLVRAEALLVRLDPLLPAVHAPIDWPQSLAARWQREGRSGFLSPLNVSLDMRLSDLIGVDRQREQLARNTRQFIQGLPANHALLWGARGTGKSSLIRALLAEYASAGLRLIEVERDHLADLPRIVEQLSGLPQRFVLFCDDLSFEAGEGDYRMLKTVLDGSLERAPDNVLLYATSNRRHLLPEKQSDNENWQRVEGELHPNEAVEDKIALSDRFGLWLSFYPFSQEHFLDVVRHWVEVHAAPAGLVWKWHEELEKAALRWALGRGNRNGRCAYQFARDWVGLQLVSKADD encoded by the coding sequence GTGGATTCGCGTTTAGGTGATTTTTTAGTGCGTGCCGAGGCACTTCTGGTGCGCCTTGATCCTTTATTGCCAGCTGTGCATGCGCCAATCGATTGGCCGCAAAGTCTGGCTGCCCGGTGGCAGCGTGAAGGGCGTAGCGGTTTTCTGAGTCCGCTCAACGTCAGTCTGGATATGCGGTTAAGTGACCTGATTGGGGTGGACCGGCAGCGTGAACAGTTGGCGCGCAACACCCGGCAGTTTATTCAGGGGTTACCGGCCAACCATGCCTTGCTTTGGGGCGCGCGCGGTACAGGGAAGTCCTCGCTGATACGTGCTCTGCTGGCCGAATATGCCTCGGCGGGTTTGCGCTTGATTGAAGTCGAGCGCGATCACCTGGCCGATCTGCCGCGTATCGTCGAACAGTTGAGCGGCTTGCCGCAGCGTTTTGTGCTGTTCTGCGATGACCTGTCGTTCGAAGCCGGTGAGGGTGATTACCGCATGTTGAAAACCGTGCTCGATGGCTCTCTGGAGCGTGCACCGGACAATGTGCTGCTGTATGCCACGTCTAACCGTCGTCATCTGCTGCCGGAAAAACAAAGCGATAACGAGAACTGGCAACGGGTGGAAGGCGAGCTGCATCCCAACGAGGCGGTGGAGGACAAGATCGCGCTGTCCGATCGTTTCGGCTTGTGGTTGTCGTTCTACCCCTTTAGCCAGGAGCATTTTCTTGATGTGGTCAGGCATTGGGTGGAGGTGCACGCTGCCCCGGCTGGGCTGGTCTGGAAGTGGCATGAGGAACTGGAGAAGGCTGCACTACGTTGGGCCTTGGGCCGCGGTAACCGAAATGGCCGCTGCGCCTATCAATTCGCCCGTGACTGGGTTGGACTGCAATTAGTGAGTAAGGCGGATGATTGA
- a CDS encoding GAF domain-containing protein translates to MIDLQQSGQGLDGYPLLVAQLQALLADERDFIANAAQFSAFLFQELSDLNWAGFYLARGEELVLGPFQGKVACVRIPFGRGVCGAAAATGQTQRVEDVHAFAGHIACDSASNSELVVPLFKDGRLLGVLDLDSPRLARFSAADQAGIERLVEVFVELTDC, encoded by the coding sequence ATGATTGATTTACAACAAAGCGGGCAAGGGCTTGACGGCTATCCACTGCTGGTGGCGCAACTGCAGGCATTGCTGGCCGATGAGCGAGATTTTATTGCCAATGCGGCGCAGTTTTCGGCGTTTCTGTTTCAGGAACTGAGCGATCTGAACTGGGCGGGTTTCTACTTGGCTCGTGGTGAGGAGTTGGTGCTCGGGCCGTTCCAAGGCAAAGTCGCCTGTGTGCGGATTCCCTTTGGGCGTGGTGTGTGCGGCGCAGCAGCGGCTACTGGGCAGACCCAGCGCGTTGAAGATGTGCATGCCTTTGCCGGGCATATTGCCTGTGACAGTGCCTCCAATAGCGAGCTGGTGGTGCCGTTGTTCAAGGATGGACGCCTGCTCGGTGTGTTGGACCTCGACAGCCCACGGCTGGCGCGGTTTAGCGCAGCGGATCAGGCCGGCATCGAGAGGCTGGTCGAGGTATTTGTCGAGCTGACTGATTGCTGA
- a CDS encoding glutathione S-transferase family protein: MSLTLYGAPLSPFVRKVRLFLAEKALDYQLEIILPFGQPAWYRELSPLGRIPSFKDGDFSLADSSVICQYLDDKYPHNSSLLGRTAEQRAQVRWLEKYADYELAPLCTFSVFRNRALKPSMGQLCDEESVQKALTEKLPAHFDYLEKTLGNAEYFLGDYLTLADLAVTCQLINMEHGAEILDPQRWPNLSAHYTRIKSRSSVQGVLPGELKMLAKMSANA; this comes from the coding sequence ATGAGCCTGACCCTCTATGGTGCCCCCCTGTCCCCTTTCGTAAGAAAGGTTCGCCTGTTCCTGGCCGAAAAGGCCCTCGACTATCAACTAGAAATCATCCTGCCCTTCGGCCAGCCCGCCTGGTACCGCGAGCTAAGCCCCCTGGGACGCATTCCATCATTCAAAGATGGCGATTTCAGCCTGGCTGACTCCAGCGTTATCTGTCAGTACTTGGATGATAAATACCCACACAACTCAAGCCTATTGGGGCGCACAGCCGAACAGCGTGCGCAGGTTCGCTGGCTGGAAAAGTATGCTGACTACGAACTGGCTCCACTCTGCACCTTCAGCGTATTCCGTAATCGTGCCTTGAAACCCAGCATGGGCCAGCTCTGTGATGAGGAGTCAGTCCAGAAAGCATTGACCGAAAAGCTGCCCGCGCATTTCGACTACCTGGAAAAGACTCTCGGTAACGCAGAGTATTTTCTCGGCGACTACCTGACGCTCGCGGATCTGGCCGTGACCTGTCAGCTGATCAACATGGAGCATGGTGCCGAGATACTGGATCCGCAGCGCTGGCCTAACCTCAGTGCCCACTACACACGAATCAAGTCTCGCTCATCAGTACAGGGGGTATTGCCGGGCGAACTGAAGATGCTCGCCAAAATGAGCGCCAATGCCTGA
- a CDS encoding PA2817 family protein, which produces MANTHIDHHLALLQHLRTILVALGEAEQILDDSHAMYLERYDELLSDLPSDPEASLYLGQDLISQIFQRYPQIAHLVPRDLLWFFGGDCLHFMPDEEIEMYQTLEERRFYAEENDAPFDWNQEKQLLSMPAQGGKH; this is translated from the coding sequence ATGGCCAACACTCACATCGACCATCACCTCGCCCTGCTGCAGCACTTGCGCACCATTCTGGTCGCCCTGGGCGAAGCCGAGCAGATTCTCGATGACAGCCATGCCATGTACCTGGAGCGCTACGACGAGCTGCTCAGCGACCTGCCGAGCGATCCAGAGGCCAGCCTCTACCTGGGCCAGGACCTGATCAGTCAGATCTTCCAGCGCTACCCGCAAATCGCCCACCTGGTACCGCGTGACCTGCTGTGGTTCTTCGGCGGTGACTGCCTGCACTTCATGCCGGATGAAGAAATCGAGATGTACCAGACCCTCGAAGAACGCCGCTTCTACGCCGAAGAAAACGACGCACCCTTCGACTGGAATCAGGAAAAGCAGCTGCTGAGCATGCCCGCTCAGGGCGGCAAGCACTGA